In Natronomonas halophila, one DNA window encodes the following:
- a CDS encoding glycosyltransferase family 4 protein, with the protein MKCLVLAPQRFGIREVAERIGQEWEEMGHDVEYRLPDGAAARIGPVTVGVVGIAEWWRKQFKELAQNPKAYDLIWTHQPISPTLPTKDPELWNRMIMTFHTTEHEGYRLAKQGIYPRKRLPYYATTRWFEGRFHKRLAALEGTNPMYTVVSSQLHDEIARFGVEDAVCIPNGVFVPEDRDFSPIRHEYGIPSDATVLFNIGRLTEQKRPAVFAETMTEVCNQRDDLYCIIAGKGRLADEVAGHTSERVKALGFVSDEEKWRWFADADVFASLSGYEGMPVATLEALSFGCPVVLSDIPAHRAVIDEYDATGRCVDVKSAAVAAAIDDVVGREADVELPTWEEIAEGYLERFNGRRSNVSAESKKLAPHR; encoded by the coding sequence ATGAAGTGCCTGGTCCTCGCGCCACAGCGATTCGGTATTCGCGAAGTCGCTGAACGCATCGGCCAGGAATGGGAAGAGATGGGCCACGATGTCGAGTATCGACTTCCAGATGGCGCGGCTGCGCGTATAGGCCCAGTAACGGTCGGTGTCGTCGGCATTGCAGAGTGGTGGCGCAAGCAGTTCAAGGAACTGGCCCAAAATCCCAAAGCCTACGACCTCATTTGGACGCATCAGCCGATCTCGCCAACCCTGCCAACCAAAGACCCGGAACTATGGAACCGAATGATAATGACGTTCCATACCACCGAACACGAGGGCTATCGACTCGCCAAGCAAGGAATATACCCGCGTAAGCGACTGCCGTACTATGCGACGACTCGTTGGTTTGAGGGCCGGTTCCACAAACGGCTTGCGGCGCTAGAGGGAACCAATCCGATGTATACCGTTGTCTCCTCGCAGCTCCACGATGAGATTGCGCGGTTCGGCGTCGAAGATGCAGTCTGTATTCCGAACGGTGTCTTCGTTCCGGAAGATCGGGACTTCAGCCCGATTCGCCACGAGTACGGAATTCCATCTGATGCAACAGTCCTGTTCAATATCGGACGCCTGACCGAACAGAAGCGACCTGCGGTGTTCGCTGAGACGATGACTGAAGTCTGCAACCAGCGTGATGATCTCTATTGTATAATCGCGGGGAAAGGGCGTTTAGCCGACGAGGTTGCCGGGCACACGTCGGAACGAGTCAAAGCACTCGGATTCGTGAGTGATGAGGAGAAATGGCGATGGTTTGCTGACGCTGACGTGTTCGCCAGTCTTTCTGGTTACGAGGGAATGCCTGTCGCGACGCTAGAGGCTCTCTCCTTTGGATGTCCGGTTGTACTGTCGGATATTCCGGCGCATCGAGCGGTAATCGACGAGTACGATGCGACCGGGCGATGCGTAGACGTGAAGAGTGCAGCGGTTGCAGCGGCGATTGATGACGTCGTGGGGCGGGAGGCAGATGTGGAGTTGCCGACGTGGGAGGAGATTGCAGAGGGGTATCTGGAACGGTTCAACGGGAGACGGTCGAATGTATCAGCTGAGAGCAAGAAGCTGGCACCACATCGATAA
- a CDS encoding ABC transporter ATP-binding protein has product MDEHEVTVSDKINALKRVARYRPAFTVFIILFSAGAALLEAIGLTFLLPILEVAQRGPEAAQTADGVAGAFFSVYEALGIPYTLEFLLIGVATVMVVRYSSTFAAKWFSAKLHLGYEEYLKDEAFTRALEADVSYYDKEGSDEVLNAIITQTRFAGRVIKRVLHFFRQSLLALMYLTIALVLAPILTLLAAITLGGITLLIRYGIEPGYTVGDRVAEANERIQENVQAGTQGIRDVKLFQMDEEIRSGFRTYLRQYVNSNIDLVRNKAAIQSLYELTVAIMLFVLIYIAVEVLALSFGALGLFLFAMFRLAPRVSNLNSQFYNIEGDLPHLVRTHWFIENIENYEDIDTGDRPVPDPIERVAFEDVSFSYETGEEKVLENISFEVEQGEFVAFVGQSGAGKSTIVSLLARLYDPDSGRIVVNQTSLEEIDLGEWRQEIAMVRQDPHIFNESLRFNMSIGNRDASREELDRVAEISKVDEFLDDLPKGYDTALGDEGVQLSGGQRQRVSLARALLTDAEFLVLDEATSDLDTHLERQIHEAIESLEDDYTILAIAHRLSTVQNADRIYTIDSGEITEIGTHDELVSRDGMYAELYTAQS; this is encoded by the coding sequence ATGGACGAGCATGAAGTGACGGTTTCGGATAAGATTAATGCGCTCAAGCGGGTTGCGAGATACCGCCCCGCGTTCACAGTATTCATTATTCTGTTTAGTGCTGGGGCCGCTCTTTTGGAAGCTATTGGGCTAACCTTTTTGCTTCCGATACTTGAGGTCGCACAACGTGGACCGGAGGCTGCTCAAACTGCTGACGGCGTAGCAGGGGCGTTCTTTTCGGTGTACGAGGCTCTCGGGATTCCGTATACCCTTGAGTTTCTGTTAATAGGGGTCGCGACTGTGATGGTGGTCCGATATTCATCGACCTTCGCGGCGAAGTGGTTCTCCGCGAAACTCCACTTGGGATACGAAGAATATCTCAAAGACGAAGCGTTTACGAGAGCGCTTGAGGCGGACGTGTCGTACTACGACAAGGAAGGGTCTGACGAGGTTCTGAACGCGATCATTACACAGACGCGGTTTGCTGGGAGAGTTATCAAACGCGTACTCCATTTCTTCCGTCAATCGCTGTTGGCGTTGATGTATCTGACAATCGCGCTAGTTCTAGCTCCCATACTCACGCTGCTCGCTGCAATCACACTCGGTGGAATTACGTTACTTATAAGATATGGGATAGAGCCCGGGTATACCGTAGGCGATCGCGTCGCGGAAGCGAACGAACGCATTCAGGAGAACGTACAGGCTGGCACCCAGGGAATTCGGGACGTTAAATTGTTCCAAATGGACGAAGAAATACGATCCGGGTTCCGAACCTACCTCCGCCAGTACGTTAACTCGAATATTGACCTTGTTCGAAACAAGGCAGCGATTCAGAGCCTGTACGAACTGACCGTCGCTATCATGCTGTTCGTTCTTATTTACATCGCCGTAGAGGTGCTCGCGCTCTCATTTGGGGCGTTGGGGCTGTTCTTGTTCGCGATGTTCCGACTTGCTCCCCGAGTGAGCAATCTCAACTCGCAGTTCTACAACATTGAGGGGGATCTTCCCCATCTCGTGCGGACACACTGGTTCATTGAGAACATTGAAAACTATGAGGACATAGATACCGGCGATCGTCCCGTACCGGACCCGATCGAGAGGGTGGCCTTCGAAGACGTCTCGTTCAGCTACGAGACGGGGGAAGAGAAGGTGCTAGAAAACATCTCTTTCGAGGTAGAACAGGGAGAGTTTGTCGCGTTCGTCGGCCAGTCTGGAGCAGGCAAGTCGACGATTGTGTCCCTGCTCGCTCGGCTCTACGATCCCGACTCCGGACGAATCGTGGTTAATCAGACGTCGCTCGAAGAGATCGACCTTGGAGAGTGGCGGCAAGAGATCGCTATGGTCCGACAGGATCCGCACATCTTCAACGAATCACTCCGATTCAACATGTCTATCGGGAATCGGGATGCTTCTAGAGAAGAACTCGATCGTGTTGCTGAGATTTCAAAAGTAGATGAATTCTTGGACGATCTCCCCAAGGGGTATGACACCGCGCTGGGGGACGAGGGCGTCCAGCTCTCCGGTGGCCAGCGACAGCGGGTATCGCTCGCCAGGGCGCTGTTGACGGACGCAGAGTTCCTCGTGCTCGACGAGGCTACGAGCGACCTCGATACACACCTCGAACGACAGATTCACGAGGCTATCGAAAGCCTGGAAGATGACTACACGATCCTCGCAATCGCCCACCGGCTGTCGACGGTACAGAACGCAGACCGAATCTACACGATCGATTCCGGAGAGATTACCGAAATCGGTACGCACGACGAACTGGTATCTCGCGATGGGATGTATGCAGAACTCTATACCGCTCAATCGTAA
- a CDS encoding alkaline phosphatase family protein, giving the protein MNRPTIVFGLDGACFEFIQPWLDAGHLPTLADLIEAGGKSRLESCVPATTPPAWTSMTTGVNPGKHGIFGFYRRNRGHYDIDPVSDRDVRARRLWDYTSDADQTSLVVNVPVTHPARELDGALVPGYLAPEDPATYPEELLERLDPDYQVYADSEAADVPEDQLCSEWLELTDARKDIALELMGEHDWDHLFLEFQKTDGAVHKFDDEMNIRRIYERVDECMAEILEATDVEPNVFVVSDHGIGQPKEWSVALNTWLVEQGYAETTTGTESGNDESWLTDATDDASGGSASTSPVSRLLSGLGRVGLTKQRLERALSTVGLYEAVATRAPDGAGGSLEEEVIDEAASKAFYQGMGFSGVDIGVTINEEQFYDAGTVSEADYEAVRTEVMDALQTLEGPDGANPFTQVRPREAIYEGDATEFAPDIVLEQDDDYVIGSSKPRGQTFIPAEDGRIDHTRHGLLVAAGPDIEPDWSVGQTPSIMDVTPTLLALAGVALDERFDGEPLVDVFAEAPAIERREYGPIETGDAYAFSDDEEAALEERLGAMGYME; this is encoded by the coding sequence GTGAATCGACCGACCATCGTCTTCGGCCTCGATGGAGCCTGTTTCGAGTTCATCCAGCCGTGGCTCGATGCCGGCCACCTGCCGACGCTTGCGGACCTCATCGAAGCAGGCGGGAAGAGTCGGCTGGAGAGTTGCGTCCCGGCGACGACGCCGCCAGCCTGGACGTCGATGACGACGGGCGTCAATCCAGGCAAACACGGTATCTTCGGCTTCTACCGCCGCAATCGGGGACACTACGATATCGATCCAGTTTCGGATCGTGATGTGCGTGCCCGCCGGCTCTGGGATTACACGAGCGATGCCGACCAGACCTCGCTGGTCGTCAATGTCCCTGTTACCCATCCCGCTCGCGAACTCGACGGGGCGCTCGTTCCGGGGTATCTCGCACCCGAGGATCCGGCGACGTATCCGGAGGAACTGTTGGAGCGGTTGGACCCGGACTATCAGGTGTATGCCGACTCCGAGGCCGCCGACGTACCCGAAGACCAGCTGTGTTCGGAGTGGCTCGAGTTGACGGACGCGCGGAAAGACATCGCGCTCGAATTGATGGGCGAGCACGACTGGGACCATCTGTTCTTGGAGTTCCAGAAGACGGATGGAGCGGTTCACAAATTCGACGACGAGATGAATATTCGGCGCATCTACGAGCGCGTCGACGAATGTATGGCCGAGATCTTGGAAGCGACCGACGTCGAGCCGAACGTCTTCGTCGTCTCGGATCACGGCATCGGACAGCCCAAGGAGTGGTCGGTCGCGTTGAACACGTGGCTCGTCGAGCAGGGATACGCCGAGACGACGACTGGGACGGAAAGTGGGAACGACGAATCGTGGCTGACCGATGCGACTGACGATGCCAGCGGGGGGTCCGCGTCGACTAGCCCTGTCAGCCGATTACTGTCTGGGTTGGGTCGCGTCGGCCTGACGAAACAGCGTCTCGAACGGGCGCTGTCGACGGTGGGCCTCTATGAGGCCGTCGCCACCCGTGCCCCCGATGGGGCTGGGGGGAGTCTTGAAGAGGAAGTCATCGATGAGGCCGCGAGTAAAGCCTTCTATCAGGGTATGGGATTCAGCGGTGTCGACATCGGCGTGACGATCAACGAAGAGCAGTTTTACGATGCGGGGACTGTTTCGGAGGCTGATTACGAGGCCGTCCGCACGGAGGTCATGGATGCCCTCCAGACGCTCGAAGGCCCGGATGGGGCCAACCCGTTCACGCAGGTGCGGCCGCGCGAAGCGATTTACGAGGGCGATGCGACGGAGTTCGCGCCCGATATCGTTCTCGAACAGGACGACGACTACGTTATCGGGAGTTCGAAGCCGCGCGGCCAGACGTTCATTCCTGCTGAGGATGGCCGCATCGACCATACACGGCACGGGCTGTTGGTTGCTGCTGGGCCGGATATCGAACCGGACTGGTCGGTGGGGCAGACGCCCTCGATTATGGACGTGACGCCGACGCTGTTGGCGCTTGCGGGCGTAGCGCTTGATGAGCGGTTTGATGGCGAGCCGCTGGTGGATGTGTTTGCTGAGGCGCCCGCAATCGAGAGACGCGAGTACGGCCCGATTGAAACGGGAGACGCCTACGCGTTCAGCGATGACGAGGAGGCGGCACTCGAAGAGCGGCTTGGTGCAATGGGGTATATGGAATGA
- a CDS encoding glycosyltransferase family 2 protein yields MSQSYDTQDGEVRAAETSDEKPAVGIIATGDNDDEIARVCLRAHSRDHDVFIAYEDSIEPTLPEAADLDNTTMVPMATDEAASSGQEAAKSRLEVAARTNSANGLLLVDDPSTRIDFDESLEAFDTETYVSAAVPEPSVGLRTLIAVPAYNEAATIGSVVEEALAHADDVLVIDDGSTDQTAELAESAGATVVSHERNQGYGAALQTAFETADTWNVECLVIVDGDDQHDLEDIPKLRSKITDGDANVVIGSRFAEGEHGAIPLYRRFGLSIVNTLSNISMGALNPRSWVSDTQSGFRAYDEHVIEELADAQIGDDMDASLNILYQIHGNGYDIEEVSTVVDYEVEDGHSQNPIRHGIQLVSTILQTIEQDHPVLFLGVPGTVLTLLGLFGGYLTFANYMATQTFPIGHGLGSALLILLGVFSGFTAIVLHSLQAHYGP; encoded by the coding sequence TTGAGTCAGTCCTACGACACTCAAGACGGAGAGGTTCGAGCCGCGGAGACGTCGGACGAGAAACCGGCGGTCGGGATTATCGCAACGGGAGACAATGACGACGAGATAGCACGGGTCTGTCTCAGAGCCCACAGTCGGGACCACGATGTTTTCATCGCCTATGAGGACAGCATCGAGCCGACGCTTCCGGAGGCAGCAGACCTCGATAACACGACCATGGTTCCGATGGCTACTGACGAAGCGGCGTCTTCGGGACAGGAAGCCGCCAAATCGAGGCTCGAAGTGGCCGCGAGGACGAACTCCGCGAACGGGTTGCTGCTCGTGGACGATCCGTCTACTCGGATCGATTTCGACGAGAGCCTCGAGGCGTTCGATACTGAGACGTACGTTTCGGCGGCCGTCCCCGAACCGTCGGTGGGGCTTCGAACGCTGATCGCCGTTCCGGCGTACAACGAAGCGGCTACAATCGGTTCTGTCGTCGAGGAAGCGTTAGCGCACGCCGATGACGTTCTTGTAATCGACGATGGCAGCACGGATCAGACCGCCGAGTTGGCTGAATCGGCAGGGGCCACGGTGGTCTCACACGAGCGAAACCAGGGCTACGGCGCGGCCCTGCAAACAGCCTTCGAGACTGCCGACACATGGAACGTCGAGTGTCTCGTTATCGTCGATGGCGATGACCAACACGACCTTGAGGATATCCCGAAGCTTCGGTCGAAGATTACGGACGGCGACGCGAACGTGGTTATCGGGAGCCGCTTCGCCGAGGGGGAACACGGAGCCATCCCGCTGTATCGCCGTTTCGGGCTGAGTATCGTCAATACCCTCTCGAATATCAGTATGGGCGCACTCAACCCGAGGTCGTGGGTGTCGGACACCCAAAGCGGGTTCCGAGCATACGACGAACACGTCATCGAGGAGTTGGCCGATGCCCAGATTGGCGACGATATGGACGCCAGTCTGAACATCCTCTATCAGATTCACGGCAACGGGTACGATATCGAGGAGGTCTCGACCGTGGTCGACTACGAGGTCGAGGACGGCCACAGTCAGAACCCGATTAGACACGGGATCCAGCTCGTGAGTACGATTCTCCAGACCATCGAGCAGGATCACCCGGTTCTCTTCCTGGGTGTTCCCGGCACCGTTCTCACGTTGCTCGGATTGTTCGGCGGCTACCTGACGTTTGCGAACTACATGGCCACGCAAACGTTCCCGATCGGCCACGGGCTCGGATCGGCGCTGTTGATCCTGCTCGGCGTCTTCTCCGGGTTTACGGCGATCGTTCTGCACTCCTTGCAAGCCCACTATGGGCCATGA